A region from the Corylus avellana chromosome ca7, CavTom2PMs-1.0 genome encodes:
- the LOC132186107 gene encoding kinesin-like protein KIN-13B isoform X2, giving the protein MNGVGRQGQRSGAAGVHHQRQYSDNFLETSSNGRWLQSAGLQHLHSSNPSIPPLQDYGFYGGGGGGGQGSRMYRNAQLEPSTPPGNSRARKNGESSPSEFSPGLLDLHSFDTELLPEMTVPGLFDGASMYHPVRGRSFDDSEPYISNNKQTGRTRGLPESSLLKSFAADKEKTSSVAKIKVVVRKRPLNKKELAKNEEDIIETVSNSLTVYETKLKVDLTEYVEKHEFVFDAVLNEEVSNDEVYRETVEPIVPIIFQRTKATCFAYGQTGSGKTYTMKPLPLKASRDILRLMHHTYRNQGFQLFVSFFEIYGGKLFDLLNDRKKLCMREDGKQQVCIVGLQEYRVSDVETIKELIEKGSATRSTGTTGANEESSRSHAILQLVIKRSVDGSESKPPRVVGKLSFIDLAGSERGADTTDNDKLTRMEGAEINKSLLALKECIRALDNDQGHIPFRGSKLTEVLRDSFVGDSRTVMISCISPSSGSCEHTLNTLRYADRVKSLSKGNNPKKDVLSSTINLKESTTVPLSSVPASNFEDEVSDSWPEQTERDDFDASEESYEQGKPLWKRNGKLEPSNLSTAEDKIRKTNGHTKWKDLPKVESKNSHLDDDLNALLQEEEDLVNAHRKQVEETMNIVREEMNLLVEADQPGNQLDDYISRLNAILSQKATGILQLQNRLAHFQKRLKERNVLVSTSGY; this is encoded by the exons ATGAACGGGGTGGGGAGGCAAGGGCAGAGATCTGGTGCGGCGGGGGTGCACCACCAGCGCCAGTACTCGGACAACTTTCTGGAGACGTCGTCCAATGGGCGCTGGCTCCAATCTGCTGGTCTTCAGCACCTCCATTCCTCCAACCCTTCAATCCCTCCACTCCAG GACTATGGATTctatggtggtggtggaggaggcggCCAGGGGTCGAGGATGTACAGGAATGCGCAGTTGGAGCCTTCAACGCCTCCGGGTAATTCGCGGGCGAGGAAGAATGGTGAAAGCTCCCCCAGTGAGTTCAGCCCTGGACTCTTGGATCTGCATTCTTTCGATACCGAGCTTCTTCCTGAG ATGACAGTCCCTGGTCTGTTCGACGGTGCTTCTATGTATCATCCTGTCCGTGGCAGAAGCTTTGATGACTCTGAACCCTACAtttcaaacaacaaacaaaccgGCAGAACTCGTGGTTTGCCGGAAAGCAGCCTATTGAAAAGCTTTGCTGCAGATAAAGAGAAAACCAGTTCAGTAGCAAAGATAAAAGTTGTG GTGCGCAAGAGACCACTTAATAAGAAGGAATTAGCAAAGAATGAGGAAGATATTATAGAGACGGTTTCCAATTCTCTAACTGTTTACGAGACTAAGCTTAAG GTTGATCTCACAGAATACGTAGAGAAGCATGAGTTTGTTTTTGATGCAGTGCTGAATGAAGAGGTCTCAAATGATGAG GTGTATCGTGAGACTGTTGAGCCCATAGTTCCAATAATTTTTCAACGCACAAAAGCAACTTGCTTTGCATATGGGCAAACAG GGAGTGGAAAAACTTATACAATGAAGCCTTTACCACTTAAAGCTTCACGTGATATCTTGAGGCTGATGCACCACACTTACAGGAATCAGGGATTTCAGTTGTTTGTGAGTTTCTTTGAGATATATGGAGGAAAACTTTTTGATCTCCTCAATGACCGGAA AAAACTTTGCATGAGAGAGGATGGGAAGCAGCAAGTTTGCATCGTTGGTTTGCAAGAGTACAGAGTATCAGATGTGGAAACAATTAAAGAACTCATTGAGAAAGGAAGTGCCACGAGAAGTACTGGAACAACAGGTGCAAATGAGGAATCCTCCCGTTCACATGCTATACTTCAGCTTGTTATCAAGAGGTCAGTTGATGGCAGTGAATCAAAGCCACCTCGTGTTGTTGGAAAGCTCTCCTTTATAGATCTTGCCGGAAGTGAACGTGGTGCAGACACTACAGATAATGATAAACTAACAAG AATGGAAGGTGCTGAGATCAATAAGAGCTTACTTGCATTAAAGGAATGCATTAGAGCTCTAGACAATGACCAGGGTCATATACCTTTCAGAGGCAGCAAATTAACTGAAGTACTGAGGGATTCATTTGTTGGTGACTCACGCACTGTTATGATATCATGCATATCACCAAGCTCAGGATCATGTGAACATACTCTGAACACATTGAGATATGCTGACAG AGTGAAAAGCCTTTCGAAAGGAAACAATCCTAAGAAGGATGTATTATCGTCAACCATCAACCTTAAGGAATCAACTACTGTACCCTTGTCTTCAGTTCCTGCATCCAACTTTGAGGATGAAGTATCTGATTCATGGCCTGAACAAACTGAAAGAGATGACTTTGATGCATCTGAAGAGTCTTATGAGCAAGGAAAACCTTTATGGAAGAGGAATGGGAAGCTAGAGCCATCCAATCTCTCTACTGCAGAAGACAAAATAAGGAAAACCAACGGTCATACTAAATGGAAGGACCTGCCAAAAGTTGAATCCAAGAACTCGCATTTGGATGATGATCTGAATGCCCTCTTACAG GAGGAGGAAGATCTTGTAAATGCTCACCGAAAACAAGTGGAGGAGACTATGAATATTGTTAGAGAG GAGATGAACCTGCTGGTTGAAGCTGATCAACCAGGGAATCAACTGGATGATTATATTTCTAGATTGAATGCCATTCTATCCCAGAAGGCTACAGGCATCCTGCAACTACAAAATCGTTTGGCTCATTTCCAGAAGCGTCTGAAGGAGCGTAATGTCTTAGTATCGACTTCTGGTTACTGA
- the LOC132186107 gene encoding kinesin-like protein KIN-13B isoform X1: protein MNGVGRQGQRSGAAGVHHQRQYSDNFLETSSNGRWLQSAGLQHLHSSNPSIPPLQQDYGFYGGGGGGGQGSRMYRNAQLEPSTPPGNSRARKNGESSPSEFSPGLLDLHSFDTELLPEMTVPGLFDGASMYHPVRGRSFDDSEPYISNNKQTGRTRGLPESSLLKSFAADKEKTSSVAKIKVVVRKRPLNKKELAKNEEDIIETVSNSLTVYETKLKVDLTEYVEKHEFVFDAVLNEEVSNDEVYRETVEPIVPIIFQRTKATCFAYGQTGSGKTYTMKPLPLKASRDILRLMHHTYRNQGFQLFVSFFEIYGGKLFDLLNDRKKLCMREDGKQQVCIVGLQEYRVSDVETIKELIEKGSATRSTGTTGANEESSRSHAILQLVIKRSVDGSESKPPRVVGKLSFIDLAGSERGADTTDNDKLTRMEGAEINKSLLALKECIRALDNDQGHIPFRGSKLTEVLRDSFVGDSRTVMISCISPSSGSCEHTLNTLRYADRVKSLSKGNNPKKDVLSSTINLKESTTVPLSSVPASNFEDEVSDSWPEQTERDDFDASEESYEQGKPLWKRNGKLEPSNLSTAEDKIRKTNGHTKWKDLPKVESKNSHLDDDLNALLQEEEDLVNAHRKQVEETMNIVREEMNLLVEADQPGNQLDDYISRLNAILSQKATGILQLQNRLAHFQKRLKERNVLVSTSGY from the exons ATGAACGGGGTGGGGAGGCAAGGGCAGAGATCTGGTGCGGCGGGGGTGCACCACCAGCGCCAGTACTCGGACAACTTTCTGGAGACGTCGTCCAATGGGCGCTGGCTCCAATCTGCTGGTCTTCAGCACCTCCATTCCTCCAACCCTTCAATCCCTCCACTCCAG CAGGACTATGGATTctatggtggtggtggaggaggcggCCAGGGGTCGAGGATGTACAGGAATGCGCAGTTGGAGCCTTCAACGCCTCCGGGTAATTCGCGGGCGAGGAAGAATGGTGAAAGCTCCCCCAGTGAGTTCAGCCCTGGACTCTTGGATCTGCATTCTTTCGATACCGAGCTTCTTCCTGAG ATGACAGTCCCTGGTCTGTTCGACGGTGCTTCTATGTATCATCCTGTCCGTGGCAGAAGCTTTGATGACTCTGAACCCTACAtttcaaacaacaaacaaaccgGCAGAACTCGTGGTTTGCCGGAAAGCAGCCTATTGAAAAGCTTTGCTGCAGATAAAGAGAAAACCAGTTCAGTAGCAAAGATAAAAGTTGTG GTGCGCAAGAGACCACTTAATAAGAAGGAATTAGCAAAGAATGAGGAAGATATTATAGAGACGGTTTCCAATTCTCTAACTGTTTACGAGACTAAGCTTAAG GTTGATCTCACAGAATACGTAGAGAAGCATGAGTTTGTTTTTGATGCAGTGCTGAATGAAGAGGTCTCAAATGATGAG GTGTATCGTGAGACTGTTGAGCCCATAGTTCCAATAATTTTTCAACGCACAAAAGCAACTTGCTTTGCATATGGGCAAACAG GGAGTGGAAAAACTTATACAATGAAGCCTTTACCACTTAAAGCTTCACGTGATATCTTGAGGCTGATGCACCACACTTACAGGAATCAGGGATTTCAGTTGTTTGTGAGTTTCTTTGAGATATATGGAGGAAAACTTTTTGATCTCCTCAATGACCGGAA AAAACTTTGCATGAGAGAGGATGGGAAGCAGCAAGTTTGCATCGTTGGTTTGCAAGAGTACAGAGTATCAGATGTGGAAACAATTAAAGAACTCATTGAGAAAGGAAGTGCCACGAGAAGTACTGGAACAACAGGTGCAAATGAGGAATCCTCCCGTTCACATGCTATACTTCAGCTTGTTATCAAGAGGTCAGTTGATGGCAGTGAATCAAAGCCACCTCGTGTTGTTGGAAAGCTCTCCTTTATAGATCTTGCCGGAAGTGAACGTGGTGCAGACACTACAGATAATGATAAACTAACAAG AATGGAAGGTGCTGAGATCAATAAGAGCTTACTTGCATTAAAGGAATGCATTAGAGCTCTAGACAATGACCAGGGTCATATACCTTTCAGAGGCAGCAAATTAACTGAAGTACTGAGGGATTCATTTGTTGGTGACTCACGCACTGTTATGATATCATGCATATCACCAAGCTCAGGATCATGTGAACATACTCTGAACACATTGAGATATGCTGACAG AGTGAAAAGCCTTTCGAAAGGAAACAATCCTAAGAAGGATGTATTATCGTCAACCATCAACCTTAAGGAATCAACTACTGTACCCTTGTCTTCAGTTCCTGCATCCAACTTTGAGGATGAAGTATCTGATTCATGGCCTGAACAAACTGAAAGAGATGACTTTGATGCATCTGAAGAGTCTTATGAGCAAGGAAAACCTTTATGGAAGAGGAATGGGAAGCTAGAGCCATCCAATCTCTCTACTGCAGAAGACAAAATAAGGAAAACCAACGGTCATACTAAATGGAAGGACCTGCCAAAAGTTGAATCCAAGAACTCGCATTTGGATGATGATCTGAATGCCCTCTTACAG GAGGAGGAAGATCTTGTAAATGCTCACCGAAAACAAGTGGAGGAGACTATGAATATTGTTAGAGAG GAGATGAACCTGCTGGTTGAAGCTGATCAACCAGGGAATCAACTGGATGATTATATTTCTAGATTGAATGCCATTCTATCCCAGAAGGCTACAGGCATCCTGCAACTACAAAATCGTTTGGCTCATTTCCAGAAGCGTCTGAAGGAGCGTAATGTCTTAGTATCGACTTCTGGTTACTGA
- the LOC132186108 gene encoding uncharacterized protein LOC132186108 yields the protein MLLIRETIHKTKLCFYKTLQNLKSFCYGKCQKLPKLHSFNPFSCSGSGRGSRKEYQIDQFYIKFCDEWEASLDKAKESYNTSLMASKEHRKEEAAEDACRGSFIKFARQSPVKVEEEQKKKESTQIGKEESCSKNTNEGGLVLAQKMKDMEMIDTDDVEHVLDVEEALHYYSRLTSPLYLDIVDKFFTDMYTEFSVPQVSNSIDTSKRRFGSIRL from the coding sequence ATGCTGCTTATTAGAGAAACCATTCATAAAACCAAGCTCTGCTTCTACAAAACCCTTCAAAACCTCAAGTCTTTCTGCTATGGGAAGTGCCAAAAGCTTCCCAAACTCCATTCCTTCAATCCCTTCTCTTGCAGCGGCAGCGGCCGTGGCAGCCGAAAAGAGTATCAAATAGATCAATTCTACATCAAGTTTTGTGACGAATGGGAGGCCAGTCTAGACAAGGCGAAGGAGAGTTACAATACTAGTCTAATGGCCTCAAAAGAGCACAGGAAGGAAGAAGCAGCAGAAGATGCATGTCGTGGAAGCTTCATAAAGTTTGCAAGGCAAAGTCCTGTGAAGGTGGAAGAAgaacagaagaagaaagaaagtaccCAAATAGGAAAAGAAGAGTCATGCTCAAAGAACACCAATGAAGGGGGCCTTGTGTTGGCACAAAAGATGAAGGATATGGAGATGATTGACACAGATGATGTGGAACATGTGTTGGATGTTGAAGAGGCTCTGCACTACTATTCTCGCCTTACAAGCCCACTCTACCTAGACATTGTCGACAAGTTTTTCACAGACATGTACACAGAGTTCTCTGTCCCACAAGTCTCCAACAGCATCGACACTTCCAAGAGAAGATTTGGTTCCATCAGGTTGTAG